From one Streptomyces sp. R41 genomic stretch:
- a CDS encoding P-loop NTPase fold protein, which yields MEFSLLNDEPVMEPGEDRLGTERAAHELAKLLYDSRAATPFTLAVDAGWGMGKSTLMRLVDAELRKKYDVPTLWYNAWTSTGADALEGLIKSVLAKFDTRLLRRAAQRVSEQRAVIGVARAALTLLAGPLGAAGLVDRLWRDLSVDAQSRNAMRDELRKLATQWAESTPYEPRKMLVVFVDDLDRCSEETILAVCEAVKVYLDVPGLAFVVGCDRSALGPSGLLRDLSPAGSAFMEKIFQTSYRVPVPGVDKVKEYVGHCAERSGIQDLLTESLVDLIAAHSSRNPRRIKRLINGFGLESALNLVWKGFSSGTVIRVLLLQQLYPDFYRTLLAREGADVHAIHEFLRYRTARQVLSRPSVRPADGTWEAAANCLAAYDLDAPDRELPGVWGTRLAELEGYVPTGFPELARDQNFVALVDELVVLAELDDLVERLQQGVPGVAAARSEEPPAAGTSGSAAPSYAGKHVLWIDDHPDGNAAFVERLESQGAKVWPATDRERAEHVLGVTRIDLLISDVQRGLDRDAGITDLQDWRDRDRYKGPAVFFTSRITPNREARSRELGAWVATSPPMLFQYIGAALEPADP from the coding sequence ATGGAGTTCTCGCTGTTGAACGACGAGCCGGTGATGGAGCCGGGTGAGGATCGACTGGGGACGGAGCGGGCCGCGCACGAGCTCGCCAAGCTCCTGTACGACTCCCGCGCCGCGACCCCGTTCACCCTGGCCGTCGACGCCGGCTGGGGCATGGGCAAGAGCACCCTGATGCGCCTGGTGGACGCGGAACTGCGGAAGAAGTACGACGTCCCGACGCTCTGGTACAACGCCTGGACCTCTACCGGGGCGGACGCGCTGGAAGGCCTGATCAAGTCGGTCCTGGCGAAGTTCGACACGCGACTGCTGCGGCGGGCGGCCCAGCGGGTGTCGGAGCAGCGGGCGGTCATCGGAGTGGCGCGGGCCGCGCTGACGCTCCTCGCCGGGCCGCTCGGGGCCGCCGGACTCGTCGACCGTCTGTGGCGCGACCTCTCCGTCGACGCGCAGTCCCGCAACGCGATGCGGGACGAGCTGCGCAAGCTGGCCACCCAGTGGGCGGAGTCCACGCCGTACGAGCCCCGGAAGATGCTCGTCGTCTTCGTCGACGACCTCGACCGCTGCTCGGAGGAGACGATCCTCGCGGTGTGCGAGGCGGTCAAGGTGTATCTGGATGTCCCCGGGCTGGCCTTCGTCGTCGGCTGCGACCGTTCGGCGCTCGGGCCCTCCGGGCTGCTGAGGGATCTGTCTCCGGCCGGATCCGCGTTCATGGAGAAGATCTTCCAGACGAGCTATCGGGTGCCGGTGCCGGGCGTCGACAAGGTCAAGGAGTACGTCGGCCACTGCGCCGAGCGGTCCGGCATCCAGGATCTGTTGACCGAGAGCCTGGTCGACCTGATCGCCGCTCACTCGTCCCGGAACCCGCGCCGGATCAAGCGGCTCATCAACGGGTTCGGGCTGGAGAGCGCGCTCAACCTCGTGTGGAAGGGGTTCAGTTCGGGGACGGTGATCCGAGTCCTCCTGCTCCAGCAGCTGTACCCGGACTTCTACCGCACACTGCTCGCCCGCGAGGGCGCCGACGTGCACGCGATCCACGAGTTCCTCCGTTACCGCACGGCGCGACAGGTGCTGAGCCGCCCGTCCGTCCGGCCCGCGGACGGCACCTGGGAAGCCGCGGCGAACTGCCTGGCCGCGTATGACCTGGACGCGCCGGATCGGGAACTTCCCGGGGTCTGGGGCACTCGGCTCGCCGAGCTGGAGGGGTATGTGCCCACCGGTTTTCCGGAGCTGGCGCGCGATCAGAACTTCGTGGCCCTGGTCGACGAACTGGTCGTGCTGGCGGAACTGGACGATCTGGTGGAGCGGTTGCAGCAAGGCGTCCCCGGAGTCGCCGCGGCCCGCTCCGAGGAGCCACCGGCGGCCGGGACCTCCGGCTCTGCCGCGCCCTCGTACGCCGGGAAACACGTGCTGTGGATCGACGACCATCCGGACGGGAACGCCGCGTTCGTCGAGCGTCTGGAGTCCCAGGGGGCGAAGGTCTGGCCGGCCACCGACCGGGAACGGGCCGAGCACGTTCTCGGCGTCACCCGCATCGACCTGCTGATCTCCGACGTGCAGCGTGGACTCGACCGCGACGCGGGTATCACCGATCTGCAGGACTGGCGCGACCGCGACCGCTACAAGGGGCCCGCCGTGTTCTTCACCAGCCGCATCACCCCGAACCGCGAGGCCCGGTCCCGGGAACTCGGTGCTTGGGTCGCGACATCCCCGCCGATGCTCTTCCAATACATCGGCGCGGCACTCGAACCAGCCGACCCCTAG
- a CDS encoding serine protease, with protein sequence MRKPLVAALFALVIAGAGVAPAVAAPVTTKTSATKTSATKSTTAPTIQAVNFAGTVSLSNCSGSVIRFPNSEDDDPALVLTNGHCLETGFPEPGEVIVDQASSRSFGLLNSSATRVGTLRASKVAYSTMTDTDVTIYQLTTTYARIKSTYGISALTLQDTHPVAGTAITVVSGYWKRTYACNIDGFVYRLKEGDWTWKDSVRYTSACQTIGGTSGSPVIDNATGKVVAVNNTGNEDGERCTENNPCEVDANGNVTVREGINYAEETYQIAPCFGLDNKLDLSRTGCTLPKP encoded by the coding sequence ATGAGAAAGCCTCTCGTTGCCGCGCTCTTCGCCCTGGTGATCGCCGGGGCAGGCGTGGCACCCGCGGTCGCGGCGCCCGTGACCACGAAGACCTCGGCCACAAAGACCTCGGCCACAAAGAGCACGACCGCTCCCACGATCCAGGCCGTCAACTTCGCCGGCACCGTCTCGCTCAGCAACTGCTCCGGCTCCGTCATCCGCTTCCCGAACTCCGAGGACGACGACCCGGCGCTGGTGCTCACCAACGGCCACTGCCTGGAGACCGGCTTCCCGGAGCCCGGCGAGGTCATCGTCGACCAGGCGTCCAGCCGTAGCTTCGGTCTGCTCAACTCCTCGGCCACGAGGGTCGGGACGCTGCGCGCGAGCAAGGTCGCGTACTCGACGATGACCGACACCGACGTCACGATCTACCAGCTCACCACCACCTACGCGCGGATCAAGAGCACGTACGGCATCAGCGCGCTCACGCTTCAGGACACGCATCCGGTCGCCGGTACCGCCATCACGGTCGTCTCCGGCTACTGGAAGCGGACCTACGCGTGCAACATCGACGGCTTCGTCTACCGCCTCAAGGAAGGCGACTGGACCTGGAAGGACTCGGTCCGCTACACCTCCGCCTGCCAGACCATCGGCGGCACCTCGGGCTCGCCGGTCATCGACAACGCCACCGGCAAGGTCGTCGCCGTCAACAACACCGGCAACGAAGACGGCGAGCGCTGCACCGAGAACAACCCGTGCGAGGTCGACGCGAACGGCAATGTGACCGTCCGCGAGGGCATCAACTACGCCGAGGAGACGTACCAGATCGCCCCGTGCTTCGGCCTCGACAACAAGCTCGACCTGAGCCGCACCGGGTGCACCCTGCCCAAGCCGTAA
- a CDS encoding amidohydrolase family protein — translation MMDLVIRDAEVVDGTGEPSYRADVGIEGGRITTVVKEAAAAGCLRPVARRVLDAEGLVLSPGFIDMHAHSDLALLRDPDHSAKAAQGVTLEVLGQDGLSYAPVDDRTLAEVRRAITGWNGYGDDIDFDWRSVGEYLDRLDRGIAVNAAYLIPQGTVRMLAVGWEDRAATPQELDRMRQLVAEGMEQGAVGMSSGLTYTPGMYAEDAELTELCRVVAEYGGYYCPHHRSYGAGALEAYEEMVALTREAGCPLHLAHSTMNFGVNKGKAPDLLALLDKALAQGADISLDTYPYTPGCTTLVAMLPSWASEGGPEAILERLADEDTAERIRHHMEVVGADGCHGVPIEWDTIEISGVIDPALAPYVGRTVRQSADQRGEAPWVTARRLLLDDRLGSTILQHVGHEENVQAIMRHPVHTGGSDGILRGDKPHPRAYGTFPQYLGRYVRELGVLSLEECVAHLTGRPAARLRLPDRGLVREGYRADLVLFDPATVAAGSTFEAPRTLPTGIPHVLVDGRFVIEDGRRTDVLAGRAVRRTPR, via the coding sequence GTGATGGATCTCGTCATCCGCGACGCGGAGGTCGTCGACGGCACCGGAGAGCCCTCGTACCGCGCCGACGTGGGCATCGAGGGCGGCAGGATCACCACCGTGGTCAAGGAGGCCGCGGCGGCCGGCTGTCTGCGCCCGGTCGCCCGCCGCGTCCTGGACGCCGAGGGTCTCGTCCTCTCCCCCGGTTTCATCGACATGCACGCGCACAGCGACCTCGCGCTGCTCCGGGACCCGGACCACAGCGCGAAGGCGGCGCAGGGCGTGACCCTGGAGGTCCTCGGCCAGGACGGCCTGTCGTACGCGCCGGTGGACGACCGGACGCTCGCCGAGGTGCGCCGCGCGATCACCGGCTGGAACGGGTACGGCGACGACATCGACTTCGACTGGCGGTCGGTCGGCGAGTATCTGGACCGGCTGGATCGCGGGATCGCCGTGAACGCGGCGTACCTCATCCCGCAGGGCACCGTCCGCATGCTCGCCGTCGGCTGGGAGGACCGGGCGGCCACACCCCAAGAGCTGGACCGGATGCGGCAGTTGGTCGCCGAGGGGATGGAGCAGGGCGCGGTCGGCATGTCCTCCGGGCTGACGTACACGCCCGGGATGTACGCCGAGGACGCCGAGCTCACCGAGCTGTGCCGGGTGGTCGCCGAGTACGGCGGCTACTACTGCCCGCACCACCGCTCGTACGGGGCGGGCGCCCTGGAGGCGTACGAGGAGATGGTGGCCCTCACCCGCGAGGCCGGCTGCCCGCTCCACCTGGCCCACTCCACCATGAACTTCGGCGTGAACAAGGGGAAGGCCCCGGACCTGCTCGCCCTCCTGGACAAGGCGCTGGCACAGGGCGCGGACATCAGCCTGGACACGTACCCCTACACCCCCGGGTGTACGACTCTCGTCGCCATGCTGCCGAGCTGGGCGAGCGAGGGCGGCCCGGAGGCGATCCTCGAGCGACTGGCGGACGAGGACACCGCCGAACGGATCCGGCACCACATGGAGGTCGTCGGCGCCGACGGCTGCCACGGCGTGCCCATCGAGTGGGACACCATCGAGATCTCGGGAGTGATCGACCCGGCGCTCGCGCCCTACGTGGGCAGGACGGTCCGGCAGTCCGCGGACCAGCGCGGCGAGGCCCCCTGGGTGACCGCCCGCCGTCTCCTCCTCGACGACCGGCTCGGCTCGACGATCCTCCAGCACGTCGGCCACGAGGAGAACGTCCAGGCGATCATGCGGCACCCCGTGCACACGGGCGGCTCCGACGGCATCCTGCGGGGCGACAAACCGCACCCGCGCGCGTACGGCACCTTCCCGCAGTATCTCGGGCGGTACGTGCGGGAGTTGGGCGTCCTGTCCCTGGAGGAGTGCGTCGCCCATCTCACCGGCCGTCCCGCCGCCCGCCTGCGCCTGCCCGACCGCGGGCTCGTCCGCGAGGGATACCGCGCCGACCTGGTCCTCTTCGACCCGGCCACGGTCGCGGCGGGCTCGACCTTCGAGGCGCCCCGCACGCTGCCGACGGGCATCCCGCACGTCCTCGTCGACGGCCGCTTCGTGATCGAGGACGGGCGCAGGACGGACGTACTGGCGGGACGGGCGGTCCGCCGTACTCCCCGGTGA
- a CDS encoding amino acid deaminase — MGADTAAAQLAALTADRVDHRFKGLPPDAAGQTVGELAAEHRNLFTDGFTTPVLALSAERLTHNLELMETYAARHGLAFAPHGKTSMAPQLFWKQIEHGAWGITLAVPHQVRVAREFGIDRIFLANELVDAAALRWIAAELAADPDFRFICYVDSVRGVELMDAALRGTSRPVDVVVELAAGEGARTGVRREAECAAVADAVAATRTLRLVGVAGYEGEVPQADPERVHAWLHRLTALAADFDKAGRFAGLDEIVVSAGGSAWFDAVADVFADIPELSLPVLKLLRSGAYVSHDDGHYRKITPFTRIPEEGALHPAFRLWSQVVSRPSPDQAFTNAGKRDAAYDLDLPFAQVVRRDGAERPATGITVTGLSDQHAWLGTSSEADLQVGDWVGMGLSHPCTSFDKWQLIPVVEADGTVVDYVRTFF; from the coding sequence ATGGGCGCCGACACCGCCGCAGCACAGCTGGCCGCACTCACGGCGGACCGCGTCGACCACCGCTTCAAGGGCCTCCCCCCGGACGCCGCGGGCCAGACCGTCGGCGAGCTGGCCGCCGAGCACCGCAACCTCTTCACGGACGGCTTCACCACCCCCGTCCTCGCCCTCTCCGCCGAGCGCCTGACGCACAACCTCGAACTCATGGAGACCTACGCGGCCCGCCACGGCCTCGCCTTCGCCCCGCACGGCAAGACCTCGATGGCGCCCCAGCTGTTCTGGAAGCAGATCGAGCACGGCGCCTGGGGCATCACGCTCGCGGTGCCCCACCAGGTGCGGGTGGCAAGGGAGTTCGGGATCGACCGGATCTTCCTCGCGAACGAGCTCGTCGACGCGGCGGCGCTGCGCTGGATCGCCGCCGAGCTGGCCGCGGACCCGGACTTCCGCTTCATCTGTTACGTCGACTCCGTACGCGGCGTCGAGCTGATGGACGCGGCGCTGCGCGGGACCTCCCGCCCCGTGGACGTCGTCGTCGAACTCGCCGCCGGAGAGGGTGCCCGCACCGGCGTCCGCAGGGAGGCGGAGTGCGCGGCGGTCGCCGACGCGGTGGCCGCGACGCGGACGCTCCGCCTGGTCGGCGTGGCGGGCTACGAGGGCGAGGTCCCGCAGGCGGACCCCGAGCGCGTGCACGCCTGGCTGCACCGGCTGACCGCGCTGGCGGCGGACTTCGACAAGGCGGGCCGGTTCGCGGGGCTCGACGAGATCGTCGTCAGCGCGGGCGGCAGCGCCTGGTTCGACGCGGTGGCCGACGTCTTCGCGGACATCCCCGAACTCTCCCTCCCCGTCCTGAAGTTGCTGCGCTCCGGCGCGTACGTCTCGCACGACGACGGCCACTACCGCAAAATCACCCCCTTCACCCGCATCCCGGAGGAGGGTGCCCTGCACCCCGCCTTCCGCCTCTGGTCCCAGGTCGTCTCGCGCCCCTCCCCCGACCAGGCCTTCACCAACGCGGGCAAGCGGGACGCGGCGTACGACCTGGACCTCCCCTTCGCCCAGGTCGTACGCCGGGACGGCGCCGAGCGCCCCGCGACGGGCATCACGGTCACCGGCCTCTCCGACCAGCACGCCTGGCTCGGCACGTCCTCGGAGGCGGACCTCCAGGTCGGCGACTGGGTGGGCATGGGGTTGTCCCACCCGTGCACGTCCTTCGACAAATGGCAGCTGATCCCGGTGGTGGAGGCGGACGGCACGGTCGTCGACTACGTCCGCACGTTCTTCTAG
- a CDS encoding sugar kinase: MVTFLPSRPGRLADVPSFERGIGGAESNVACVLASAGHSVRWVGRVGADGFGDHLVEEIAGYGVDTDAVRRDPARPTGVYFRTAGDRASDAHEVAYYRAGSAASAMAVDTVDLDAVRAGRVLHLSGITAALSSDCLTLVRELTAPRPARPLVSFDVNHRVNLWNGQDPGAVLLELARGSDLVFVGEDEAEAAWGLMGGATAIRAALPEPRALVVKQGVRGATLFEREDTANAGAPGGEWATAVAAGAPVLDRAPVDVAPAGERAHADAALVRGRAPAVAAPARDTVTFVPSLRVDVVAPVGAGDAFAAGFLSATLRGLPAKDRLRHGHLMAAAALTVPGDLAAPPSRDHADRLAALDDGAWETLRLGPGWTEAVDQAVDRAEEEVRTP, from the coding sequence ATGGTCACGTTCCTGCCGTCCCGCCCGGGACGCCTCGCCGACGTGCCGTCGTTCGAGCGGGGGATCGGGGGCGCGGAGTCGAACGTGGCGTGCGTGCTGGCCTCGGCCGGGCACTCCGTGCGCTGGGTCGGCCGGGTCGGCGCCGACGGGTTCGGCGACCACCTGGTGGAGGAGATCGCCGGATACGGCGTCGACACCGACGCCGTACGACGGGATCCGGCGCGCCCGACCGGCGTCTACTTCCGTACGGCGGGCGACCGGGCGAGCGACGCCCACGAGGTGGCGTACTACCGGGCAGGGTCCGCCGCCTCCGCGATGGCGGTCGACACCGTGGACCTGGACGCCGTCCGCGCGGGCCGCGTGCTGCATCTGTCCGGCATCACCGCCGCGCTGTCCAGCGACTGCCTGACTCTGGTGAGGGAGCTGACCGCACCCCGGCCCGCCCGCCCCCTTGTGTCGTTCGACGTGAATCACCGCGTGAACCTCTGGAACGGCCAGGACCCGGGCGCCGTCCTCCTGGAACTGGCCCGCGGCAGCGACCTCGTCTTCGTGGGCGAGGACGAGGCCGAGGCCGCGTGGGGCCTCATGGGCGGCGCGACCGCGATCCGCGCGGCGCTGCCGGAACCGCGGGCGCTGGTCGTGAAGCAGGGGGTGCGGGGGGCGACGCTCTTCGAGCGTGAGGACACGGCCAATGCCGGTGCTCCGGGCGGCGAGTGGGCGACGGCAGTCGCAGCCGGGGCGCCGGTCCTCGACCGTGCGCCCGTCGACGTGGCCCCTGCCGGGGAGCGCGCACATGCCGATGCGGCGCTCGTCCGCGGCCGTGCGCCCGCCGTCGCGGCACCCGCCCGTGACACCGTCACCTTCGTCCCCTCCCTCCGCGTCGACGTCGTCGCCCCCGTCGGCGCCGGAGACGCCTTCGCCGCCGGGTTCCTCTCCGCCACGCTGCGGGGGCTCCCGGCCAAGGACCGGCTGCGGCACGGTCACCTCATGGCCGCCGCCGCGCTCACCGTCCCCGGTGACCTGGCCGCGCCGCCCTCCCGGGACCACGCCGACCGGCTGGCCGCTCTGGACGACGGTGCGTGGGAGACACTTCGACTCGGCCCCGGCTGGACCGAAGCCGTCGACCAAGCCGTCGATCGGGCCGAGGAGGAGGTACGTACCCCATGA
- a CDS encoding IclR family transcriptional regulator codes for MSQTVDRALSILPLLAEGPADLGQVADRLGVHKSTALRLLRTLHEHGLVYRQSDQRYRLGARLFALAQEAVENLDIREIAHPHLVSLNEQCGHTVHLAVYEENEVLYIDKVESRYPVRMYSRIGKPVAITVAAVAKLLLADLPEAERRVLAEKLDYPMYTARSIPSAPAFLKELATVREQGWATDLGGHEESINCVAAPIRGADGRVAAAMSVSAPNVVVTAEELLTLLPLVRRTADAISRDYSGKPPKDPS; via the coding sequence ATGAGCCAGACCGTCGACCGAGCGCTGAGCATCCTGCCGCTGCTCGCCGAGGGGCCCGCCGACCTAGGGCAGGTCGCCGACCGCCTCGGCGTCCACAAGTCCACGGCGCTCCGCCTCCTGCGCACGCTCCACGAGCACGGTCTGGTCTACCGCCAGTCCGACCAGCGCTACCGCCTCGGCGCCCGCCTCTTCGCCCTCGCCCAGGAGGCCGTCGAGAACCTGGACATCCGGGAGATCGCCCACCCCCACCTCGTAAGCCTGAACGAGCAGTGCGGGCACACCGTCCACCTCGCGGTGTACGAGGAGAACGAGGTCCTCTACATCGACAAGGTGGAGAGCCGCTACCCCGTGCGCATGTACTCGCGGATCGGGAAGCCCGTCGCCATCACCGTCGCCGCCGTCGCGAAGCTGCTGCTCGCCGACCTGCCCGAGGCCGAGCGCCGCGTCCTCGCGGAGAAGCTCGACTACCCCATGTACACGGCCCGTTCGATCCCGAGCGCCCCCGCCTTCCTCAAGGAGTTGGCGACGGTGCGCGAACAGGGCTGGGCCACCGACCTCGGTGGCCACGAGGAGTCCATCAACTGCGTCGCCGCCCCCATCCGCGGCGCCGACGGACGCGTCGCCGCCGCCATGTCGGTCTCCGCGCCCAACGTCGTCGTCACGGCCGAAGAACTCCTCACGCTGCTCCCGCTGGTGCGCCGTACCGCTGACGCCATCAGCCGCGACTACTCCGGAAAGCCCCCGAAGGACCCCAGTTAA
- a CDS encoding RidA family protein: MTDKIALTPKTHTTPPAKFSHGVKKGNILQVAGQVGFLPAEEGKPPTPAGPTLREQTLQTLANVRAILEEGGASWDDAMMIRVYLTDVDHFAEMNQIYNAYFEEQGLTAPPAARTTVYVGLPAGLLIEIDALAVLG; this comes from the coding sequence ATGACAGACAAGATCGCGCTCACGCCCAAGACCCACACCACCCCGCCCGCCAAGTTCTCGCACGGCGTGAAGAAGGGGAACATCCTCCAGGTCGCCGGACAGGTGGGCTTCCTGCCGGCCGAGGAGGGCAAGCCCCCGACGCCCGCAGGCCCGACCCTGCGCGAGCAGACCCTCCAGACCCTCGCCAACGTCCGGGCGATCCTCGAAGAGGGCGGCGCGAGCTGGGACGACGCGATGATGATCCGTGTCTACCTCACGGACGTCGACCACTTCGCCGAGATGAACCAGATCTACAACGCCTACTTCGAGGAGCAGGGCCTCACCGCGCCCCCCGCCGCCCGCACGACGGTCTACGTCGGCCTGCCGGCCGGACTCCTCATCGAGATCGACGCGCTGGCCGTACTCGGCTGA
- a CDS encoding GntP family permease has protein sequence MSYPLAATAPATPETPPHTGGLLLLVDGTAGLLTVAALGIALLLVLIIKARLQPFVALLAVSIAVGLSAGLSVTELFGTVQRSTAVSVIESGMGGILGHVAIIIGLGTMLGAILEVSGGAEVLASRLLNLFGEKRAPLAMGLTGLIFGIPVFFDVGIFVLAPIVYAAAKRSGKSILLYCMPLLAGLSMTHAFLPPHPGPVAAAGLLHVQLGWVILMGIVCGIPAVLAAWVFSAWIGKRIFVAVPQDMVEAAAEAKLAVINEQREAGVEPQEKPVPLGTVLGIIGTPLVLILAATFSSIALDPSTGRSVIEFFGSPFVALTIALLLAYYLLGIRRGWSRKSLETVSTSSLKPVGNILLVVGAGGIFGAVLKASGVAQALSDTFNDVGLPVIVLSYLISVVLRVAQGSATVAIVTTAGIVAPLLAEGHHSQAFVALVIMAISAGSIFASHVNDGGFWMVAKYFGISERDTLKSWTVLETVLSVAGFAVAAVLSLFV, from the coding sequence TTGTCGTATCCGCTCGCCGCGACAGCCCCAGCCACCCCCGAGACCCCACCCCACACCGGTGGCCTGCTCCTCCTCGTCGACGGCACCGCAGGCCTGCTCACGGTCGCCGCCCTCGGTATCGCCCTCCTCCTGGTCCTCATCATCAAGGCCAGACTCCAGCCGTTCGTCGCCCTGCTCGCCGTCTCCATAGCCGTCGGCCTCTCGGCCGGACTCTCGGTCACCGAGCTCTTCGGTACGGTCCAGCGGTCCACGGCCGTCTCCGTCATCGAGTCCGGCATGGGCGGCATCCTCGGCCATGTCGCGATCATCATCGGCCTGGGCACCATGCTCGGCGCGATCCTCGAAGTCAGCGGCGGCGCCGAGGTGTTGGCGTCCCGGCTGCTCAACCTCTTCGGCGAGAAGCGGGCGCCGCTGGCGATGGGCCTCACGGGCCTGATCTTCGGCATCCCGGTCTTCTTCGACGTCGGCATCTTCGTCCTCGCGCCGATCGTGTACGCCGCTGCCAAGCGCTCCGGCAAGTCGATCCTGCTCTACTGCATGCCGCTGCTGGCCGGCCTGTCGATGACCCACGCGTTCCTGCCGCCGCACCCCGGACCCGTCGCAGCCGCCGGGCTGCTGCACGTGCAACTCGGCTGGGTCATCCTGATGGGCATCGTCTGCGGCATCCCCGCCGTGCTCGCCGCCTGGGTCTTCTCCGCCTGGATCGGCAAGCGGATCTTCGTCGCCGTACCGCAGGACATGGTCGAGGCCGCCGCCGAGGCGAAGCTCGCCGTCATCAACGAACAGCGCGAGGCGGGCGTCGAGCCCCAGGAGAAGCCGGTGCCGCTCGGCACGGTCCTCGGCATCATCGGTACGCCGCTGGTGCTGATCCTCGCGGCCACCTTCTCCTCGATCGCCCTCGACCCCTCCACCGGCCGCTCGGTCATCGAGTTCTTCGGCAGCCCCTTCGTGGCTCTGACGATCGCCCTGCTGCTCGCGTACTACCTGCTGGGCATCCGCCGTGGCTGGTCCCGCAAGTCCCTTGAGACGGTGTCGACCTCGTCCCTGAAGCCGGTCGGCAACATCCTGCTCGTGGTCGGCGCGGGCGGCATCTTCGGCGCCGTGCTGAAGGCGAGCGGTGTCGCCCAGGCCCTCTCCGACACCTTCAACGACGTCGGCCTCCCGGTGATCGTCCTCTCCTACCTGATCTCCGTGGTCCTGCGGGTCGCGCAGGGCTCGGCGACGGTCGCGATCGTCACCACGGCCGGCATCGTGGCGCCCCTGCTCGCCGAGGGCCACCACTCCCAGGCCTTCGTCGCCCTCGTCATCATGGCGATCTCGGCGGGCTCCATCTTCGCCTCCCACGTCAACGACGGCGGCTTCTGGATGGTCGCCAAGTACTTCGGCATCTCCGAGCGCGACACCCTCAAGTCCTGGACCGTCCTGGAAACGGTGCTGTCGGTGGCGGGCTTCGCGGTCGCGGCGGTGCTGAGCCTCTTCGTCTAG
- a CDS encoding serine/threonine-protein kinase, which produces MAAARIGPYTVERELGAGGMGTVYLARTRSGRPLAVKVARAELAADTSFRARFRAEIDAARRVNGFHTAPVVDADPDGRPPWLATAYVPGPTLAALLTEQGPMDEEELRSLGAALTEALQAIHACGIVHRDLKPGNIIMAPDGPRVLDFGIARAVENTRLTATGHAFGTPGFLAPEQAQGDDVSGAADIFALGAILVAAAGGRPFGDGTPMALMYRSVHEPADVSTVPAGLRDAVAACLLKDPAARPAPDALLDLFVPDGAAPRVYSAARMLSGPEESHGPRDAERPVPEPEPQDARPGLTPAPVAPSAPAHPPAPVHPPAPVQLPAPTFGAADRQNSVTVDETGVALRVGLVQADFSWDEIGAVESTGFGFGKGLRVTVMLYQSQEPFICEIKAPSHAVRDDWMAGLDLILGYYLDK; this is translated from the coding sequence GTGGCCGCCGCACGCATCGGCCCGTACACCGTCGAGCGCGAACTGGGCGCGGGTGGCATGGGCACCGTCTATCTGGCCCGGACGCGCTCGGGCCGCCCCCTCGCGGTGAAGGTGGCGAGGGCCGAACTCGCCGCCGACACCTCCTTCCGAGCCCGCTTCCGCGCCGAGATCGACGCGGCGCGCCGTGTCAACGGCTTCCACACGGCGCCGGTCGTCGACGCCGACCCGGACGGCAGGCCGCCCTGGCTGGCCACGGCCTACGTTCCCGGGCCCACGCTGGCCGCCCTGCTGACCGAGCAGGGGCCCATGGACGAAGAGGAGTTGCGGTCCCTCGGTGCGGCGCTCACCGAGGCCCTCCAGGCCATTCACGCCTGCGGCATCGTCCACCGCGACCTCAAGCCGGGCAACATCATCATGGCCCCGGACGGACCCCGCGTCCTCGACTTCGGCATCGCCCGGGCCGTCGAGAACACCCGCCTGACGGCCACCGGTCACGCCTTCGGCACGCCCGGCTTCCTCGCCCCCGAGCAGGCCCAGGGCGACGACGTCAGCGGCGCCGCCGACATCTTCGCTCTCGGCGCGATCCTCGTCGCGGCGGCGGGCGGGCGCCCCTTCGGCGACGGTACGCCCATGGCGTTGATGTACCGGTCCGTGCATGAGCCGGCGGACGTGTCGACGGTCCCGGCCGGGCTGCGCGACGCGGTCGCGGCCTGTCTGTTGAAGGATCCCGCGGCGCGGCCCGCTCCGGACGCGCTGCTGGACCTGTTCGTCCCCGACGGTGCGGCTCCAAGGGTGTACTCGGCCGCGCGGATGCTCTCCGGACCAGAGGAGTCCCACGGGCCGCGTGACGCCGAACGCCCGGTCCCGGAGCCGGAGCCGCAGGACGCGCGGCCGGGGTTGACGCCCGCGCCGGTAGCTCCGTCGGCGCCTGCGCATCCGCCCGCGCCCGTCCATCCGCCCGCGCCCGTGCAACTGCCTGCGCCCACCTTCGGCGCCGCGGACCGGCAAAACTCCGTGACCGTCGACGAGACCGGCGTCGCCTTGAGGGTCGGCCTGGTCCAGGCCGACTTCTCCTGGGACGAGATCGGCGCCGTCGAATCCACCGGCTTCGGGTTCGGCAAAGGCCTCCGGGTCACCGTGATGCTGTACCAGAGCCAGGAGCCCTTCATCTGTGAGATCAAGGCCCCGAGCCACGCGGTTCGCGACGACTGGATGGCAGGCCTCGATCTCATCCTCGGCTACTACCTGGACAAATGA